The Brassica napus cultivar Da-Ae chromosome C7, Da-Ae, whole genome shotgun sequence genomic interval ATGTCTGCTTCTTCCGATCCATTTCTTCTCCGATCAATCGGGAACCGATTGGGTGGAGATTTCGTTCACAGGCTCGATCCCGTTAGATTTTACAACGACAGAACTGGCTTGTTCAAGGTTTACAAAGGCGGAAAGCACAATGGGTTAGCCTCAAGAAGCTGTTTTGATTCTTCTCACAAGAAGGCTGATCAAAAGGCTCGAGCTTTACATCTGTTGCATCGCCGGCGGCTTCTACATGGATTGGAATCTGAACGCGGCGGAACCACCGACATAGCGAATGGCCGTGGTCTGCCTAGTAACACGACGAGGCTTCAAGGGAATGATAAGATTGTTGTGGCTGTTGACGTAGATGAGGGTATGTTCCCTTCTCTTCTTTAGGTGATGATGCTTACAGCTTTTTAAGAGTTATTAAACTGTTGAATTGGTTTTATAAAAGCTTAGGGGGTGAATGAGTAATGTAATCATTAGCTGACTAGTATATAAATTGTTCTGGATAGTGTGTGTAGTAGAATCTCgaaatatgtgtactgattcgAATGTGCCTAACTATATTAATGGATCATACGGGGAACTACGTTTAACTATTGTCTTAAACTgatatctttaaatattttcattggaTGTGTGTTGAATTATGATTTGTTTGCGGATATCTCTTGCTTTCCTACACTGAACACCATATTTTGTCTCTCTAAAATTCAGCCATTCTTTTAAGCTTTGCTTCATCTTATGGTCTTTTTGTGTACGCAGTTCTTGGAAACTTTGTCTCGGCCCTAAACAGGTTCATTGCGGATCGCTATTTGTCAAACCATACAGTCTCAGAATACCATGTCTACGAGTTCTTCAAGGTATGATGTGAGAGTTTCTTTTTGAGCTTTCCATAAGTCTTACACCTTGTTGTTCAACATGAAGGAATACCCTCTTGCTTTTGCATTGCTTTGTTTTCTAGTTTATGACCTATAGTAAGATGAATGGGTGATATATTGAGTTAGCTTGGAATAACCTTTTTTGAAGTTCACATACGAGATGGATTGCTATCTTTGGCTTATGATAAGAATAGGAGTTCTCTGCTTCACTTATAAAGCACAGTGCACTTTGTATAAAACCGCACCTCATTTTCAGAAATTTGGAATGGATAAAGAGGTTTCCTTAGACGTTTGCTCCAATTTTCTGTTGTCAAGTTATCGCTAAAGCATATAAAACTCAGGAGCCCGCCTTTTACTGTACAGATAAAACGTTGCTGGCTTCCCACCACGGATATTTTGTCTATGATATGCCCTTAAACTTGTGTCTTAATTTGTCTCGCAGATATGGAACTGCTCTCGGAATGAAGGTATTATCTTCGGCCTTCTTTCAGCCATATGCATTAATTAAGAGACTAGCTGATGATTTGCTGTGTAGACTTTTTGTATGCCAGCAATTTTGGTGGATAGATTGGGGACCTAATAATGTTCTTTTCCTGCAGCTGACATACGTGTTCATGAATTCTTTAAGACATCATATTTCAAGAAAGGGATCCATCCTCTTCCAGGCGCCCATAAGACTCTTCACAAGCTCTCAAGATATTGCGAGCTTTCAGTTGTGACGTACGTAACCTTCTCTGTTGAACGTTTGACCAGTTACTTAAAAAAAACGataaatgtgtttttatatCACTGAATAGGTCCCGGCAGAATGCGATAAAGGATCACACACTTGAGTGGCTCGACATGCATTTTCCAGGACTGTTTAAACAGATTCATTTCGGAAACCATTTTGCTCTTCATGGAGAGTCTAAACCCAAGTCTGAAATCTGCAGGTGCATAAACAGAATCAATTCATGAATATATTTGCAGACTAAAACATAAACACTTTATATCTTTCATGTGATTTGATGGGCTAATTTAACTGCAGATCATTTGGAGCAGAGGTGTTGATTGACGACAACCCGAGATATGCAGAGGAATGCGCTAACATAGGAATGAAGGTTCTCCTCTTTGACTATGAAAACTCATACCCTTGGTCTAAAACTGAGTCTGTGGATAGACATCCTTTGGTTACTAGAGTTCATAACTGGGAAGAAGTGGAGCAGCATATTCTCTCATTGGTAGTATCAAAGTGTTGAAACATTTTTGCATTTTGCCAGTGCTAAACTATAGTATTGATGCTTTCAAGTGACATTATTATTGTACAAACATGAAAGAAGCAAAACAAGATGGAATTAGGTAAAACTGTAATCTTTTAGCActaaattaaatgttttattttctaaatttaatgTTTAATCATGTTAttcaactttttattttgatgtaaatatataaagtgatgtatagttttaaattttttaaaatctcatttattttaaaattcaattcaCAATAGGAGCATAAACAAACAAGTACGTTTATGTTTTTACTAACTAGTATCAAAACAACACTCTTTCACTTATTTGTCTCCTCCTTTGCATGAAGAAGCATCTCTAGAGACATTAGCAGAACCACCAAAACAACACTCTTTCACTTATTCGTCTCCTCCTTTGTTTCTCCCCCTGGAGATATGTAGTCTTCTTCATCTGGATTAACTAACAGAGTTGGCGATGTTATCTTGTACATCTCTGCTTTTTGAAGTGtagaaagttttaaaacataatttagtGAAGAAGCCTAATAATCACTTTAGATAATGTACGTGAAAGAATGGTGAAAGTAAAGCATACTCTGGATCAGACTTCATAATACGTGGAATATGCTCATACAAAGGTGTCAACTCTCCTCTGTGGCTTATGCAAGCCCTCTTCAGATGTCCCGGTAGATCTGCAACTTCAGTCATCGAAGCCAAACTACCGACAAATTCGGAAAGAATGTC includes:
- the BNAC07G44100D gene encoding uncharacterized protein BNAC07G44100D; amino-acid sequence: MLKRHCSKAILHRIIPRSLMSASSDPFLLRSIGNRLGGDFVHRLDPVRFYNDRTGLFKVYKGGKHNGLASRSCFDSSHKKADQKARALHLLHRRRLLHGLESERGGTTDIANGRGLPSNTTRLQGNDKIVVAVDVDEVLGNFVSALNRFIADRYLSNHTVSEYHVYEFFKIWNCSRNEADIRVHEFFKTSYFKKGIHPLPGAHKTLHKLSRYCELSVVTSRQNAIKDHTLEWLDMHFPGLFKQIHFGNHFALHGESKPKSEICRSFGAEVLIDDNPRYAEECANIGMKVLLFDYENSYPWSKTESVDRHPLVTRVHNWEEVEQHILSLVVSKC